The following DNA comes from Anastrepha obliqua isolate idAnaObli1 chromosome 1, idAnaObli1_1.0, whole genome shotgun sequence.
cgtttcattccgcacaagttaactggggaccaaaaattgctcagaattcaacattcgaaagaccccATTAAAGAGGCGGGAAAACGAgaaacgagaacttcctttacaacattgtaactggtgatgaaacgaaGCGTTAAACTGCCGAACGGAAGGCGccagatgagccaccacccaaaaaattgcttttggagaaatcaaaaattaaggggagggggggggggggggggggtgagggataaaaatcgattattgtagtaaaacatttcaaaaataccgtgttaaaattttaagtcaatccgagcaaaactttttaagttatagagcataaagccgagccgcctcaaacatctgccgagacgcagcagttgcgcgcgtagtccgttacaaactttaaacgcggttttctcgaacctttttttttaaagtgcgtagtcattggcatttgaaaactactcaaccgatccttttgaaattttgcacacatattttacatataaaaaacctcctcccaacgtttttttttcgccattttttttatattaaggtggttttacacctataaaatggcggcattttttcgtcaaaaatcactttttacttcaaacgactaccaaatggctgaaaatgaaaataaatcgtcaaaataaacgttggggggaagtttaactcatactttaactaaattattcgatttttttgatttcagatgattctacgctgagatatgctgactgctgcaaaatgtatttttgaaaagacgtctacgtaaatgtgctctcattcgctcattttgcaatatttttacatgaaaattttatcaaatattcttgaaatgttactttataatatgcaacaacttttaataaactgacttgaaccgtttcgctacaataaattcatgaaaaaagtgttttttttagcgtttatccctagaGGTCAtttcaaaaggcttgtaccgacatcctgaaagacATTCTGGTCAATTACCGGAAACACTCTTTCAACAagtttttagatcgcgcaaaacagtgtatcgagaccagaggggactatttcgaataaataaactcgagaAAAAAGATTCCTATCGTTTCTATTTCagttcagtcttgtttattttgaacttcactttgtaaatgctttgtagataaaccagcttcgaatgAGAcatttagtaatgttggctacTAAAGTttttcacgagataccgacaaAACTGGTGTTTACGGATTTGAAAGTgactttctttaaaaaatatgtcatgAACGGTTCtacacacaaaataataaagactgcccaatcaatttaaattttccttgttttatttcaatttaaaatctggtatctctaaattgatcaccttttATGTTGTGACGAAAGgtacacaaatatatattttgtttgcaGCTGGATTTGTTCTCTTTTGCTTGCTATCCTCTCTAATATCATAGAGTGAGTGTAAGtatttacaactattttttgaaatagtacTAATAGTTCTGTTAATTTTAAATTCGTATCtgcaaaattttgtgttttatttcacCTACCTGTTGTGATCAATCCAAAAACAAGCCATAGTATACAAGTCAGCACATAGCCATCGATGAAGACCTTCACGGCAGTGTATATCACTGACACGAGCAAACCGATTGCAATCATAATGCCCAGAACCACCCATGGCATCATTAAATAGTGATTGCGCTGCAAATgagaaattaaaatggaaattcgtaaataataaaatacttaaaaacatgtatacaaatttatagggtattctaataaaaagtaaagggaaaTCCGATTTGATAGAAttccggttttttttttttttggtttttgaggtTAGTGTAGATTGGCAAAGCCGGCGCAACGGTTGCAaattcttcaaatttattttaaaagatatGATTCGCAATGTTAATTCACAAGCCATTGTTAAAACACGTTTACATCGAGAAGAAGTCACCGTTTAGCGCAGTTTACTTTTTCGTATGAATTGAACTCTTTGAACTACACAGgtctacaaaatatatttttttttaattcagtttttgGCGAATTTAATATGGCGGACGCAAAATCAACGCACAGTGGTCCGGcggccggacaaaattcaatttttcaacatttttgaaataaaaatttgataatgcacatgttttcttaaatattcaaggcagatttcctgaaaatgttacttaatttaaaaaatttttcattgtagttttttgactttaaacatgaaattgtatgcaaatcgtacttcatacaagagtttcattttcatgtctgcaaataaatattaccctttgattgttaaccaaatattgaaaaaaaaagataattgaatatattaacggaaacagtaataattctcttaagttgtggtacaaaatccaattttttttttgaaatttcaaaatttttcgaaaatttttttttaaagatcattttttcgagtggtccacaccggtccacttgaaatcaacatgagtgatgtagccacatatttcagctatgatctcaaactgaaacctgttgcgcaaagttgcgcaaattaaaaataatgtagcttttgtgcatttacccacaggcaaaacgttacatatggcttatgcaattttgtgtaaagacagaaaaagacatcacagaccccatcagcattaagagacacaatgacagatttattaaatgctttgctttgttcatcagatgtagttataatatcaaaaactaaggttccgaaagacaagccaaaaccattttcaaaaaaatttgcgcttttaaatttgaaaaatgatccagcctcagaaaacagctcatcagaaaccgaggattctgaatcataaaaaaaaattaaaaatgaaaaacaaaaaaaaacaactaaatatccaaaaagaacttaaaaactaaaacaaaaaaaaaaaattaaaattaaaaataaaaaaaatttaaaaattaaaaaaaaaaattaaaaaaaaataaaaaataaaaaaaatctaaaacaaaacaaaaaaaatgatgagCGAATAACCTTACCAtaaacctccacgtggtactctctggggtcgtgaaaaatgtaaaaatgaactcaccagctaattacggaagtaaaaatgtatttatagtattcaatgaatttaaaatttgctaaaactaaggtcagattcgtcatcactgatccttaaaacccctaaatatatattttcagcttaattaaatgaattattaaattttgtccgccaacgccttctggtcggaccactgtgcaaCGGTTGAGCTAAGCTTATTGAACTGTATACTCTGAGCTTTTGGAGTGGTTAATTACCGCAAAattgagttttgaaaaattattgagTAGTAATTTTTGTGATCTTAACTCAGAATAATTTGCAGTTCGATCGTAATAATTGAACCTTAAAAGGTTAATCACATTTTATTCTAAGTataaacagagttaaatttcaggcaaatttattttatctccttcaagcttcaaaatatgacccgtctgaagcaacacacatgtgccaacgtttaacccagtcctccatgcaccctcggtaggccgacgaagggatggccttcagctccttcgtcgtattctctttgatctactctatcgactgaaatctcctgcCACGAAATGGttacttcaacttgggaaacaaaaagaagtcgcacagggccatatcaggtgaatacggtgtttgcacgatggtatttacttggtgttggtcaaataatccagcacaatttgggctcggtgctaTGGCAcgttatcaccatgcaaaaCCCAAGAATTGCTTCCCACATTTCCGGCATctgtacagcatctctcaaacacttcaaaacggacaaataatattctttattgactgtctggcccgatggaaagTGCTCATGGTGCACTACCCCTTGGCAAACGAAGAAAAGAGTCAAGATCACCTTCCCAGTACTTTTTAATCATAGGGTATATTAAACATAGTGTAAGCTCCAAGTTTTAATTTGAGTATAAGCTGAAGTTTCtcaggttttcgagaaaagtgtttttctatttAAGATTCGTCACTTCCAAAAACAACaccatttgcaatatttttttcgaaaataaagggttttttaaaGTGACAGATAGATattagtagtgaataattcttgGACAGTACATGTTTTATGTCATTTTTGACATATGTCAAGTAGACAAATGTACTATTTTAGGCGATAGAACaaagcgttaaaattattgaaagttattttgaaaatagtcgatctttaagaaaaacatatcgcaaattcgtatttttttggcggaaataaacatccgaatGAGTGGACAATTCAAAGGCtggtgaaaaattttcaaggtgttctgtcgaggatagaaaaaggactggctcACAAGAAACTAGACGTTCGGTTGGGAATATTGTTGCTGCAGCGCAAAGTgctgctgaacaaccttcaacatcgatatctcgacgttctcaataaTTAGGCGTTTATGAATGTGTTGTTTGGTGGATTTTACTTGTAGAGGTtgtcatggtggacatttaaattagGTCGTTTTTCACACATAATTGTTCAGAGCCGTGTTTTGAGTGAAAATAGTGACACCCGAAAGAATCTAaatccatattttattttaaaacatcatTTGGGCGTGTCCTTTGAAATACCTCCTTTACATGGTTACCATAGTTTAAGATTCAAGCTTCAATTcgagaaaagtttttttctatttaagattctttaccattaaaaaacaccctttccaaaatttttttattattttttcctttataaCTCTAGATCCATTTCTCATTTTTCCATCCCTTCCACTCACCTTTATGACACCGATGATCATTAGCAGTGATATCAGAATGGTCATGCaaagatttattattaatataattttaacaatattctttggaaaaatatcGAAATCAATTGTATTGAAATCTATGCGTAGTGTCAAACTAATGACTATCGTTATGATTGACAAGGTGATTGCCAGGATACCAGAAATGATGGCGCCATTTCGTAGTGATTGGAACAAGCAGCAGGATTTCAATAGTGGATTAGCCATATTTGTGTGCtgtaattaaaagaagaaaataaatttcattaacaaATTACATTAGaagcaaaaaaacttaaatcctatattttacaatattaaaaacaatttttaacaattatgtacgagtatgtgaagCAGTGAATTCACATGCGGACTTTTTATACGAGatgtgctcaaaaagtatcgcgaatattgaatttttgcagcctacgtacattcgaatttcgatttctcTCACTCATGACGACgagttcagttaattgttgacagctgctttgcttgcacgtgtttcggctcgtcttcgattttta
Coding sequences within:
- the LOC129250646 gene encoding uncharacterized protein LOC129250646, which gives rise to MANPLLKSCCLFQSLRNGAIISGILAITLSIITIVISLTLRIDFNTIDFDIFPKNIVKIILIINLCMTILISLLMIIGVIKRNHYLMMPWVVLGIMIAIGLLVSVIYTAVKVFIDGYVLTCILWLVFGLITTAILTYCWCVVYSEYTVLLQENERGRYNKQLYRR